One part of the Streptomyces nigra genome encodes these proteins:
- a CDS encoding DinB family protein, with amino-acid sequence MTDTTNTTTVTDERADLLETLAKHRHFLRFTTRDLTDEQAGIRSTASALCLGGLIKHVTSVEQKWADFIVDGPAAMPDFSTMTEADFAKRADEFRMLPGETLAGVLAEYEEVARRTDELVAKLPDLNASHPLPRAPWFDEDARWSARRVLLHIIAETAQHAGHADIIRESLDGARTMG; translated from the coding sequence ATGACCGACACCACGAACACCACCACCGTCACGGACGAGCGCGCCGACCTCCTGGAGACGCTCGCCAAGCACCGGCACTTCCTGCGGTTCACCACGCGTGATCTCACCGACGAGCAGGCGGGCATCCGGAGCACCGCCAGCGCGCTGTGTCTGGGCGGGCTGATCAAGCACGTCACGTCGGTGGAGCAGAAGTGGGCCGACTTCATCGTGGACGGACCGGCCGCGATGCCCGACTTCTCGACGATGACCGAGGCGGACTTCGCCAAGCGCGCCGACGAGTTCCGGATGCTGCCGGGCGAGACGCTGGCCGGGGTGCTGGCGGAGTACGAGGAGGTCGCCCGGCGCACCGACGAGCTCGTCGCGAAGCTGCCGGACCTGAACGCGTCCCACCCGCTGCCGCGGGCGCCGTGGTTCGACGAGGACGCCCGCTGGTCGGCCCGCAGGGTGCTGCTGCACATCATCGCCGAGACCGCGCAGCACGCCGGTCACGCCGACATCATCAGGGAGTCCCTGGACGGGGCGAGGACGATGGGCTGA
- a CDS encoding DUF4031 domain-containing protein, whose protein sequence is MTIYIDPPTWPGHGRLWSHVVSDVSYDELHRFADGIGVPRRAFERDHYDLPAHRYADAVRAGAVEVSSREVVRLLYGAGLRRRKKDMRH, encoded by the coding sequence GTGACGATCTACATCGACCCGCCCACCTGGCCGGGCCACGGCCGCCTGTGGTCGCACGTCGTCAGCGACGTGTCGTACGACGAGCTGCACCGGTTCGCCGACGGGATCGGCGTCCCGCGCCGGGCGTTCGAACGCGACCACTACGACCTCCCCGCGCACCGGTACGCCGACGCGGTCCGCGCGGGCGCGGTCGAGGTCAGCAGCCGCGAGGTGGTGCGGCTGCTGTACGGGGCCGGGCTGCGCAGGCGGAAGAAGGACATGCGTCACTGA
- the groL gene encoding chaperonin GroEL (60 kDa chaperone family; promotes refolding of misfolded polypeptides especially under stressful conditions; forms two stacked rings of heptamers to form a barrel-shaped 14mer; ends can be capped by GroES; misfolded proteins enter the barrel where they are refolded when GroES binds) has product MAKIIAFDEEARRGLERGMNQLADAVKVTLGPKGRNVVLEKKWGAPTITNDGVSIAKEIELEDPYEKIGAELVKEVAKKTDDVAGDGTTTATVLAQALVKEGLRNVAAGANPMALKRGIERAVEAVSAALLEQAKDVETKEQIASTASISAADTQIGELIAEAMDKVGKEGVITVEESQTFGLELELTEGMRFDKGYISAYFATDMERMEAVLDDPYILIANSKIANVKDLLPLLEKVMQSGKPLLIIAEDVEGEALSTLVVNKIRGTFKSVAVKAPGFGDRRKAMLNDIAILTGGEVISEEVGLKLENTSLDLLGKARKVVITKDETTIVDGAGSSEQVQGRVNQIRAEIENSDSDYDREKLQERLAKLAGGVAVIKAGAATEVELKERKHRIEDAVRNAKAAVEEGIVAGGGVALLQASSVFEKLELQGDEATGAAAVKLALEAPLKQIAVNAGLEGGVVVEKVRNLTPGHGLNAATGEYVDLVAEGIIDPAKVTRSALQNAASIAALFLTTEAVIADKPEKAAAPAGGGMPGGDMDF; this is encoded by the coding sequence ATGGCCAAGATCATCGCGTTCGACGAGGAGGCGCGGCGCGGCCTCGAGCGCGGCATGAACCAGCTCGCGGACGCCGTCAAGGTGACGCTCGGCCCCAAGGGCCGCAACGTCGTCCTCGAGAAGAAGTGGGGCGCCCCCACGATCACCAACGATGGTGTCTCCATCGCCAAGGAGATCGAGCTCGAGGACCCGTACGAGAAGATCGGCGCCGAGCTGGTCAAGGAAGTCGCCAAGAAGACGGACGACGTCGCCGGTGACGGTACGACCACCGCGACCGTCCTCGCCCAGGCCCTGGTCAAGGAGGGCCTGCGCAACGTCGCCGCCGGCGCCAACCCGATGGCCCTCAAGCGCGGCATCGAGCGTGCCGTCGAGGCCGTCAGCGCCGCCCTGCTCGAGCAGGCCAAGGATGTCGAGACCAAGGAGCAGATCGCTTCCACGGCCTCCATCTCCGCCGCCGACACCCAGATCGGCGAGCTCATCGCCGAGGCCATGGACAAGGTCGGCAAGGAAGGCGTCATCACCGTCGAGGAGTCCCAGACCTTCGGTCTGGAGCTGGAGCTCACCGAGGGTATGCGCTTCGACAAGGGCTACATCTCGGCGTACTTCGCCACCGACATGGAGCGTATGGAGGCCGTTCTCGACGACCCGTACATCCTGATCGCGAACTCCAAGATCGCCAACGTCAAGGACCTGCTCCCGCTCCTGGAGAAGGTCATGCAGTCGGGCAAGCCGCTGCTGATCATCGCCGAGGACGTCGAGGGCGAGGCCCTGTCGACCCTGGTCGTCAACAAGATCCGCGGCACCTTCAAGTCCGTCGCGGTCAAGGCCCCGGGCTTCGGCGACCGCCGCAAGGCGATGCTGAACGACATCGCCATCCTCACCGGTGGCGAGGTCATCTCCGAGGAGGTCGGTCTCAAGCTGGAGAACACCTCCCTGGACCTCCTGGGCAAGGCCCGCAAGGTCGTCATCACCAAGGACGAGACCACCATCGTCGACGGTGCCGGCTCCTCCGAGCAGGTCCAGGGCCGGGTCAACCAGATCCGCGCCGAGATCGAGAACAGCGACTCGGACTACGACCGCGAGAAGCTGCAGGAGCGCCTGGCGAAGCTCGCCGGCGGTGTCGCGGTCATCAAGGCCGGTGCCGCCACCGAGGTGGAGCTCAAGGAGCGCAAGCACCGCATCGAGGACGCCGTGCGCAACGCCAAGGCGGCCGTCGAGGAGGGCATCGTCGCCGGTGGTGGCGTGGCCCTGCTGCAGGCCTCCAGCGTCTTCGAGAAGCTGGAGCTCCAGGGCGACGAGGCGACCGGTGCGGCCGCCGTCAAGCTCGCGCTCGAGGCCCCGCTGAAGCAGATCGCCGTCAACGCCGGTCTCGAGGGCGGCGTCGTGGTGGAGAAGGTCCGCAACCTCACCCCGGGTCACGGCCTGAACGCCGCGACCGGTGAGTACGTCGACCTGGTCGCCGAGGGCATCATCGACCCGGCCAAGGTGACGCGCTCCGCGCTGCAGAACGCCGCGTCGATCGCCGCGCTGTTCCTCACCACCGAGGCCGTCATCGCCGACAAGCCGGAGAAGGCCGCGGCCCCGGCCGGCGGCGGCATGCCGGGCGGTGACATGGACTTCTGA
- a CDS encoding NADH:flavin oxidoreductase — protein MTLAQPAASRAAEILSRPAVINGLTVPNRIVMAPMTRMFSPGGVPGEDVLSYYARRAASGVGLIVTEGTYVGHPSAGQSDRVPRFHGEEQLAGWAKVAEAVHAADGTIVPQLWHIGMVREQGQQPFPDAPAIGPSGLRIGADEPTGRAMTRQDLDDVIAAFAEAAADAERIGFDGVEIHGAHGYLVDQFLWAGTNRRTDAYGGDPVARTLFAAEIVAAVRERVSPTFPVIFRYSQWKQEAYDARLAETPQELEAILAPLAAAGVDAFHASTRRYWIPEFDGSDLNLAGWTKKLTGRPTITVGSVGLDGEFIRAFVGEGSATKGFDDLLDALERDEYDLVAVGRALLQDPQWAAKVLEGRIDELKPYDAASLRTLS, from the coding sequence ATGACCCTCGCCCAGCCCGCCGCCTCCCGTGCGGCCGAGATCCTGTCCCGGCCGGCCGTCATCAACGGCCTCACCGTCCCGAACCGCATCGTGATGGCGCCGATGACCCGGATGTTCTCGCCGGGCGGCGTCCCCGGGGAGGACGTGCTGTCGTACTACGCGCGCCGGGCGGCGTCCGGCGTCGGTCTGATCGTCACCGAGGGCACCTATGTCGGGCACCCGTCGGCGGGCCAGAGCGACCGGGTGCCCCGGTTCCACGGCGAGGAGCAGCTGGCCGGCTGGGCGAAGGTCGCCGAGGCGGTGCACGCGGCGGACGGCACGATCGTGCCGCAGCTGTGGCACATCGGCATGGTCCGCGAGCAGGGCCAGCAGCCCTTCCCGGACGCCCCGGCCATCGGCCCCTCCGGGCTGCGCATCGGCGCCGACGAGCCCACCGGCCGCGCGATGACCCGCCAGGACCTGGACGACGTGATCGCCGCCTTCGCGGAGGCCGCCGCCGACGCCGAGCGCATCGGCTTCGACGGCGTGGAGATCCACGGCGCGCACGGCTACCTGGTCGACCAGTTCCTGTGGGCGGGCACCAACCGCCGCACCGACGCCTACGGCGGTGACCCGGTCGCGCGCACGCTCTTCGCCGCCGAGATCGTGGCCGCCGTACGCGAGCGGGTGTCGCCCACCTTCCCGGTGATCTTCCGCTACTCGCAGTGGAAGCAGGAGGCGTACGACGCGCGCCTCGCGGAGACCCCGCAGGAGCTGGAGGCCATCCTCGCCCCGCTCGCCGCCGCCGGTGTCGACGCCTTCCACGCCTCCACCCGCCGCTACTGGATCCCGGAGTTCGACGGCTCCGACCTCAACCTCGCGGGCTGGACGAAGAAGCTGACCGGCCGCCCCACCATCACGGTCGGCTCGGTCGGCCTCGACGGCGAGTTCATCCGGGCGTTCGTGGGGGAGGGCTCCGCCACCAAGGGCTTCGACGACCTGCTGGACGCGCTGGAGCGCGACGAGTACGACCTGGTGGCCGTCGGTCGCGCCCTGCTGCAGGACCCGCAGTGGGCGGCGAAGGTCCTCGAGGGCCGCATCGACGAGCTGAAGCCGTACGACGCCGCGTCGCTGCGGACCCTCAGCTGA
- a CDS encoding DUF397 domain-containing protein has protein sequence MRSIPEQDLKAATWHKSRHSGGDGGNCLEVTHDFPTLVPVRDSKTPGGPALVFSESAWEAFVEAVRI, from the coding sequence ATGAGGAGCATCCCTGAGCAGGACCTGAAGGCGGCCACCTGGCACAAGTCCCGTCACAGCGGCGGCGATGGCGGCAACTGCCTCGAAGTCACCCACGACTTCCCCACCCTCGTCCCCGTCCGTGATTCCAAGACCCCCGGCGGACCGGCGCTCGTCTTTTCCGAATCCGCGTGGGAGGCCTTCGTCGAAGCGGTCAGGATCTGA
- a CDS encoding MurR/RpiR family transcriptional regulator — protein MTNDVKETFGRAPAPAALAAKVRTLAPSMTRSMQRVAEAVAKDPAGCAALTVTGLAELTGTSEATVVRTARLLGYPGYRDLRLALAGLAAQQESGRAPAITTDIAVDDPIADVVAKLAYDEQQTLADTAAGLDTVQLGAAVTAAAAARRIDVYGIGASGLVAQDLTQKLLRIGLIAHAHSDPHLAVTNAVQLRAGDVAIAITHSGSTGDVIEPLRVAFEHGATTVAITGRPDGPVTQYADHVLTTSTARESELRPAAMSSRTSQLLVVDCLFVGVAQRTYDTAAPALAASYEALAHRHRR, from the coding sequence GTGACCAATGACGTGAAGGAAACTTTCGGCCGCGCGCCCGCGCCCGCCGCCCTCGCGGCGAAGGTGCGTACGCTCGCCCCCTCGATGACCCGCTCCATGCAGCGGGTCGCGGAAGCGGTGGCGAAGGACCCCGCCGGCTGTGCGGCCCTCACGGTCACCGGGCTCGCGGAGCTCACCGGCACCAGCGAGGCCACCGTCGTACGCACCGCCCGTCTCCTCGGCTACCCCGGCTACCGCGATCTGCGGCTCGCCCTGGCCGGTCTGGCCGCCCAGCAGGAGTCGGGCCGCGCCCCCGCGATCACCACCGACATCGCCGTGGACGACCCGATCGCCGACGTCGTCGCCAAGCTGGCCTACGACGAGCAGCAGACCCTCGCCGACACCGCGGCCGGACTCGACACCGTCCAGCTCGGCGCGGCGGTCACCGCCGCCGCGGCGGCCCGCCGGATCGACGTGTACGGCATCGGGGCGAGCGGCCTGGTCGCCCAGGACCTCACGCAGAAGCTGCTGCGGATAGGGCTGATAGCGCACGCCCACAGCGATCCGCACCTCGCGGTGACGAACGCGGTGCAGCTGCGCGCCGGGGACGTGGCCATCGCGATCACGCACTCCGGTTCGACCGGGGACGTCATCGAGCCGCTGCGGGTCGCCTTCGAGCACGGGGCCACCACGGTCGCCATCACCGGGCGCCCCGACGGCCCGGTCACGCAGTACGCCGACCACGTCCTCACCACGTCGACGGCCCGCGAGAGCGAGCTGCGGCCCGCCGCCATGTCGTCCCGGACGAGCCAGCTCCTCGTCGTGGACTGCCTGTTCGTCGGGGTGGCGCAACGGACGTACGACACCGCGGCGCCCGCGCTGGCCGCCTCCTACGAGGCCCTGGCCCACCGGCACCGCCGCTAG
- the murQ gene encoding N-acetylmuramic acid 6-phosphate etherase: MTSASTPRDLRAELETLTTEAFRPEFAEIDRLPTLDIARIMNGEDGSVPAAVARRLPEIAAAVDAVAERMGRGGRLVYAGAGTAGRLGVLDASECPPTFNTDPGQVVGLIAGGPKAVVTSVEGAEDSAELARADLDALTLTPLDTVVGVSASGRTPYAVGAVEHARRLGALTIGLSCNADSALAAAAEHGIEVVVGPELLTGSTRLKAGTAQKLVLNMLSTITMIRLGKTYGNLMVDVRASNEKLRARSRRIVSLATGADHEAVERALTEADGEVKTAILVLLADVDGPTATELLSAARGHLREALREAGA, translated from the coding sequence ATGACCTCCGCTTCCACTCCTCGTGACCTCCGCGCCGAGCTGGAGACCCTGACCACCGAGGCGTTCCGGCCCGAGTTCGCCGAGATCGACCGGCTGCCGACCCTCGACATCGCCCGGATCATGAACGGCGAGGACGGCTCGGTGCCCGCCGCCGTCGCCCGGCGCCTGCCCGAGATCGCCGCCGCCGTCGACGCCGTCGCGGAGCGGATGGGCCGGGGCGGGCGCCTCGTCTACGCGGGCGCGGGCACCGCGGGCCGGCTCGGCGTGCTCGACGCCTCCGAGTGCCCGCCCACCTTCAACACCGACCCGGGGCAGGTCGTCGGCCTCATCGCGGGCGGCCCGAAGGCGGTGGTGACCTCCGTCGAGGGGGCCGAGGACTCCGCAGAGCTGGCCCGCGCCGACCTCGACGCGCTCACGCTGACCCCGCTGGACACGGTGGTCGGCGTCTCCGCCTCCGGGCGCACCCCGTACGCCGTCGGTGCCGTCGAACACGCCCGGCGGCTCGGCGCGTTGACGATCGGCCTGTCCTGCAACGCGGACAGCGCGCTGGCGGCCGCCGCCGAGCACGGCATCGAGGTCGTCGTCGGCCCGGAGCTGCTGACCGGCTCGACCCGGCTGAAGGCGGGCACGGCACAGAAGCTGGTCCTCAACATGCTGTCGACGATCACGATGATCCGGCTCGGCAAGACGTACGGGAACCTGATGGTCGACGTCCGCGCGTCCAACGAGAAGCTGCGGGCCCGCTCCCGCCGCATCGTCTCCCTCGCCACGGGCGCGGACCACGAGGCCGTCGAACGCGCCCTGACCGAGGCGGACGGCGAGGTGAAGACGGCCATCCTGGTCCTCCTCGCGGACGTCGACGGCCCGACAGCTACAGAACTGCTCAGCGCGGCGCGGGGGCATCTGCGGGAGGCGCTGCGAGAGGCCGGCGCCTGA
- a CDS encoding helix-turn-helix domain-containing protein, protein MPGPKDLDPSSSPRALLGAELRHAREKAGLSQEKLGQLLFVSGSFVGQLEAGTRRIQPDQARVLDEVLGTDDFFQRNCRVTAQSRYPEHFAQAAEAEATATEIREYAPLLVPGLLQTPAYAEAVCRAYQPTAPQETIDRLVSARMERTRLLSDPTHPLLWVVLDEGALRRVTGGREVMAEALRHIAALMRRSRVIVQVLPFEGGAHAAMQGALKLMEFEDAPPLVYFEGVGTGRLEDDPATVRRRRHTYELLAACALSPYKSLALIEAMAQDYAHEEHP, encoded by the coding sequence ATGCCGGGGCCCAAGGACCTGGATCCGTCGTCGTCGCCCCGTGCGCTGCTCGGCGCCGAGCTGCGGCACGCGCGCGAGAAGGCCGGCCTCAGCCAGGAGAAGCTGGGGCAACTGCTGTTCGTCAGCGGCTCGTTCGTCGGCCAGCTGGAGGCGGGGACCCGGCGGATCCAGCCCGACCAGGCCCGGGTGCTGGACGAAGTGCTGGGCACGGACGACTTCTTCCAGCGCAACTGCCGGGTGACGGCGCAGTCCCGGTATCCGGAGCACTTCGCGCAGGCGGCGGAGGCCGAGGCGACGGCCACGGAGATCCGTGAGTACGCCCCGCTCCTCGTCCCCGGCCTGCTGCAGACGCCCGCCTACGCCGAGGCGGTGTGCCGGGCCTACCAGCCGACCGCCCCGCAGGAGACGATCGACCGGCTGGTGAGCGCGCGGATGGAGCGGACGCGTCTGCTCAGCGATCCAACACACCCGTTGTTGTGGGTGGTTCTGGACGAGGGCGCGTTGCGGCGGGTCACCGGCGGACGCGAGGTGATGGCGGAGGCACTGCGGCACATCGCCGCCCTGATGCGCCGCAGCCGGGTCATCGTCCAGGTGCTGCCCTTCGAGGGCGGGGCGCACGCCGCCATGCAGGGCGCCCTCAAGCTGATGGAGTTCGAGGACGCGCCCCCGCTCGTCTACTTCGAAGGAGTCGGCACCGGACGGCTGGAGGACGACCCCGCCACCGTCCGACGCCGACGGCACACCTACGAGCTGCTCGCGGCCTGCGCGCTGTCTCCGTACAAGTCCCTGGCCCTCATCGAGGCCATGGCGCAGGATTACGCGCATGAGGAGCATCCCTGA